The genome window GTAACCGCCGTAGGTCACTTCCTGCGTTTCGCGGTCCTGGCCGTTATAGGTAGGCACCATACCGTTTTCGCAATACTGCTCCAGACCTTCCTGGCAGCTGGGACAGGTGCGGCAGGAATCAACCATACAGCCCACGCCAACCAGATCGCCTACGCGATATTTTTGCGTATGAGCGCCTGTTGCGGTAACACGTCCGACAATTTCATGACCCGGCACGACGGGGAAAATGGTGTTATGCCATTCATCGCGCGCCTGATGCAGGTCTGAATGGCAAACGCCGCAGAATAACACTTCAATTTGTACATCATGTGCGCGCAGTTCACGCGGCTTATAGTCAAAAGGCGCGAGTCTGGATTTCGCATCCTGGGCAGCATAAGCGTGCGTAATATTCATGGTGTCTCCTGTTATTGAAGCCGTTGTAAAACTGGGGAAAAGCAGTCCGCTCCGGTTAAACCGGGCGTTTCGCAGCAAGTGCGATAAGAGCTAATAAGGATAGCAGCGTGGGGAAGAGCAACCAGACCTGAAAGTGTCTAAATCTTGCCTGATCCTGCATGAATGCCCGGGAAAGAGGCAAGGCGAGTGAAAAGCCCCTGAGACAGAGCGCATCAGGGGCGGAGAACATCCGTTTAGCGCTGTTCTAACAGCGGCTTCAGGAAGCGGGCGGTATGTGACTCTTCACATTTGGCGACGGTTTCCGGTGTACCGGCTACCAGAATCTGTCCGCCTCCGCTGCCACCTTCCGGGCCAAGATCGACAATCCAGTCGGCGGTTTTCACCACATCAAGGTTATGTTCAATCACCACGATGGTATTGCCCTGATCGCGCAACTGATGCAGCACCGTCAGCAACAGCTGAATATCAGCAAAGTGCAGGCCGGTAGTCGGCTCATCAAGAATATAGAGCGTCTGACCGGTGCCGCGTTTCGACAGCTCGCGCGCCAGCTTCACGCGTTGCGCCTCACCGCCTGACAGCGTTGTCGCAGACTGACCCAGACGAATATAGGAGAGGCCCACATCCATCAGCGTTTGCAGCTTACGCGCCAGCGCAGGCACGGCATCAAAAAATTCACGTGCCTCTTCGATGGTCATATCCAGCACTTCGTGAATGTTTTTGCCTTTATATTTAATCTCCAGCGTCTCGCGGTTATAGCGCTTGCCTTTACACTGATCGCACGGCACATAAATATCGGGCAGGAAGTGCATCTCTACGCGCAGCACGCCGTCGCCCTGACAGGCTTCGCAGCGTCCACCGCGCACGTTGAAGCTGAATCGGCCCGGATTATAACCGCGTGAACGCGACTCCGGCACGCCAGCAAACAGCTCACGAATCGGCGTAAAAATGCCGGTGTAGGTGGCCGGGTTAGAGCGCGGCGTACGACCAATCGGACTTTGATCGATATCGATGACCTTATCGAAGTTCTCCATGCCGGTAACTTCACGATAAGGCGCAGGCTCGGCAATGGTCGCTCCGTTCAGCTGGCGCTGAGCAATAGGGAACAGCGTATCGTTGATCAGCGTGGATTTACCGGAGCCGGACACACCGGTGATGCAGGTAAACAGCCCGACCGGCAGCGTTAGCGTCACATCTTTCAGGTTATTGCCACGCGCGCCGCTCAGCTTCAGCACTTTAGTGGGATCGGCCGGTACGCGCTGCTCCGGCACGGCGATTTTTCGCTTGCCGCTCAGATACTGACCGGTGAGCGAGGCTTCTACCTGCATAATCTCTTCGGCGGTGCCTTCCGCCACTATCTGACCACCATGCACGCCTGCGCCTGGGCCGATATCGATAATATGGTCAGCGGCGCGAATGGCATCCTCGTCGTGCTCAACCACAATCACCGTATTGCCGAGATCACGCAGATGAATCAGCGTGTCCAGCAGGCGTTCGTTATCACGCTGATGCAGACCGATAGAAGGCTCATCCAGCACATACATCACGCCAACCAGCCCTGCGCCGATCTGACTGGCCAGACGAATACGCTGTGCCTCGCCGCCGGAGAGGGTCTCCGCCGAGCGCGACATAGAAAGATAGTTCAGGCCGACGTTCACCAGGAAGCTCAGGCGATCGCCAATCTCTTTCA of Pantoea alhagi contains these proteins:
- the uvrA gene encoding excinuclease ABC subunit UvrA; its protein translation is MDKIEVRGARTHNLKNINLIIPRDKLIVVTGLSGSGKSSLAFDTLYAEGQRRYVESLSAYARQFLSLMEKPDVDHIEGLSPAISIEQKSTSHNPRSTVGTITEIHDYLRLLFARVGEPRCPDHDVTLAAQTVSQMVDNVLAQPEGTRLMLLAPVVKDRKGEHTKTLENLATQGYIRARIDGEVCDLSDPPKLELQKKHTIEVVIDRFKVREDLATRLAESFETALELSGGTAIVADMDDADAEELLFSANFACPVCGYSMSELEPRLFSFNNPAGACPTCDGLGVQQYFDPDRVVQNAELSLAGGAIRGWDRRNFYYFQMLRSLAEHLKFDVEAPFNTLSEKAQQVILYGSGKESIEFKYINDRGDTSVRRHPFEGVLHNMERRYKETESSAVREDLAKFISNRACATCEGTRLRREARHVYVENTTLPTISDMSIGHAMDFFRNLKLSGQRAKIAEKVLKEIGDRLSFLVNVGLNYLSMSRSAETLSGGEAQRIRLASQIGAGLVGVMYVLDEPSIGLHQRDNERLLDTLIHLRDLGNTVIVVEHDEDAIRAADHIIDIGPGAGVHGGQIVAEGTAEEIMQVEASLTGQYLSGKRKIAVPEQRVPADPTKVLKLSGARGNNLKDVTLTLPVGLFTCITGVSGSGKSTLINDTLFPIAQRQLNGATIAEPAPYREVTGMENFDKVIDIDQSPIGRTPRSNPATYTGIFTPIRELFAGVPESRSRGYNPGRFSFNVRGGRCEACQGDGVLRVEMHFLPDIYVPCDQCKGKRYNRETLEIKYKGKNIHEVLDMTIEEAREFFDAVPALARKLQTLMDVGLSYIRLGQSATTLSGGEAQRVKLARELSKRGTGQTLYILDEPTTGLHFADIQLLLTVLHQLRDQGNTIVVIEHNLDVVKTADWIVDLGPEGGSGGGQILVAGTPETVAKCEESHTARFLKPLLEQR